A stretch of Candidatus Symbiobacter mobilis CR DNA encodes these proteins:
- a CDS encoding universal stress protein: MNAPMKLLLAIDGSRASLDAVQWVVALVQAGLKANVVLANVQEPASLYEMVVAHDPEVIDKASTDAARHILQPAQALLDAAGVSYSTTVAHGEPSHTLADILEDEGCEMVVLGRGEDALGSVAAELLALSSVPVLVVAPAVEGEGPSGQNATCSPTET, encoded by the coding sequence ATGAATGCACCAATGAAATTGCTCTTAGCCATAGATGGTTCCCGTGCGTCTCTCGACGCCGTGCAGTGGGTGGTAGCGTTGGTGCAAGCGGGGCTGAAAGCCAACGTGGTGCTGGCGAATGTGCAGGAACCCGCTTCCCTGTACGAAATGGTAGTCGCGCACGATCCCGAAGTCATCGACAAAGCCAGTACCGATGCCGCACGGCACATCTTGCAGCCCGCGCAGGCATTGTTGGACGCTGCGGGGGTGTCGTATTCGACAACAGTCGCGCATGGCGAGCCTTCGCACACGCTGGCCGACATCCTCGAAGACGAGGGATGCGAGATGGTCGTGCTGGGACGCGGTGAAGACGCCCTGGGGTCGGTCGCTGCAGAACTGCTGGCCTTGTCCAGCGTGCCGGTGCTCGTGGTTGCCCCCGCAGTGGAGGGCGAGGGCCCCAGCGGTCAGAACGCGACGTGCAGCCCGACCGAGACGTAG